GATGGTGCGGGCCGACGGTCCGCCGGAGCCCATGATGATGCCGGTGCGGATGTTGGAGACTTCGTCGGGCGATAGACCGGAGTCCTGAATCGCCTGCTCCATCGCGACGTGGTTCCACGCGGCGCCCTGGCCGAGGAAACGCATCGCGCGCCGGTCGACCACCGTCGAAGGATCGAGCGTGGGCGCACCTTGTACCTGCGAGCGGAAGCCGAGCTCGGCATATTTCTCGGCCCGCGAAATGCCCGACTTCGCCTCGTGAAGGCTCGCAAGCACTTCCTGGGTGTTGTTTCCGATCGACGAGACGATACCCATCCCGGTGACCACAACCCGCCTCATGACAGCCTCGCCTATATCGTTGTCTTCTTGATGATGCGCGTTAGCCCAGGTTCACGCCCTGCTTGAACAGACCGACCTTCAGATCCTTGGCGCGATAAATAATCTGGTCGTCGACCGAAAGCCATCCGTCGGCAATGCCGAGCACGAGCTTTGAACGCATCACGCGCTTGATGTCGACGTTGTACACAACCTTGCGGGCCTCGGGCAGCACCTGGCCGCTGAACTTTAATTCGTTCAGGCCGAGCGCGCGGCCACGCCCTTCGCCTCCGGTCCAGCCGAGGTAAAAGCCGACCATTTGCCACAGCGCATCGAGGCCGAGGCAGCCTGGCATCACGGGGTCGTTCTTGAAGTGGCAGCCGAAGAACCAGAGGTCGGATTTCACGTCGAGCTCGGCGCGTACCAGGCCCTTGCCGAACTCGCCGCCATTGTCGTTAATTTCCGTGATGCGATCGAACATCAGCATCGGCGGCAGCGGCAACTGAGCGTTGCCCGGACCGAACATTTCGCCGCGGGCACAGGCCAGCAGATCTTCGTATTCGTAACCGTTGCGCCTGTTCAGCATGCGGAAGCCTCTGTTTGAACCCCGATTGAGCGGCGTTTCTGGCAAAAATGGGCCCCGTTTCGTTCGGAAAGCAACGCCTTTCGCCGTCGTCAGCAGGCGCGAATGCCGAGAGCCCGGATGGTCCTGCGAACCATGGACTTGCGAACCCGGCCTCAATGCCCGGCCGCGCCACATCAGGCTCAGCGGAACCGCGCGCTCTCTAACACAGGCCATTTCGGTGGCAAAGCAATCTCATGAAGGTAAAATGACGGGACTCGGGTCCGGTTCCTTGCGGGATTAGAACCGCTCTAGTTGCGAGAAACTTGCATCTGCATCTATCTGTCCTTATATTGCAGGCAGATAGTGTCAACGCGTGCCTGAATTTTGGAAATGAGCGAGAACAACGCGCCCCGTCGCGACGATGACGTCCATGCGGCCCTTCTGTCCGGCCGCCAGCCGGCCCTGACGGGTTGCCCATGGCACGACGTCAATGAAATGCTCCAGTCTGCCGGCCTGCGCCCGACGCGCCAGCGCATGGCTCTGGGCTGGCTGCTGTTCGGCAAGGGCGCACGCCACCTCACGGCTGAAATGCTCTATGAGGAAGCGACCCTGGCCAAGGTCCCGGTCTCGCTCGCAACCGTCTACAACACGCTGAACCAGCTGACCGATGCCGGCCTGCTGCGCCAGGTCAGCGTCGACGGCACCAAGACCTATTTCGACACCAACGTCACCACCCACCACCATTACTACCTCGAGAACAGCCACGAGCTGGTCGATATCGAGGACCCGCATCTGGCGCTGTCCAAGATGCCGGAGGTGCCCGAGGGTTACGAGATCGCGCGCATCGACATGGTCGTGCGCCTGCGCAAGAAACGCTGAGAGCGATCCAAACCGCTGAATTGGTCGTCATGGCCGGGCTTGTCCCGGCCATCTACGTTCTTGGGCTAGGCGCTGGAGCCTGCCGCGTCAGTTCACCTGCTCGTCGGCATAGACGCCCCAGAGGCGTTCCTGCTGAATCCAGCCGTCAAAGCCGCTGCCGGTGACGTGGCACCAGCTGGTGGTGCATTTTTTCACCGTCGTGACGACGCCGGCCTGGAGTTTGGCCGCCACTGCGCTGTCGGAATCGGCGCGGTCGTAGATCGGCGCAAGCTCGTCCTTGTGCTTCATGGTGACCACCGCAGTGCGACGGCCCGACAGCAGCGAGTGATAGACCCAGCCCTCGGCGCCTTCGGAATCGCGCACCCGGCGCCAGTTCTCGAACTCCGCGGTGATTTCGACCGGCAGGCCGGCACGGGTGTAGACCCAGGCCACATCATTGTCCTTGGTCGGGCCGGCGCGAACGTTCACGTGATCCGATTTGAGGCTGACATAGCGCGGCACCGGCAGGCCGCTCGCGGTCTGGGGTGTGGTATCCTTGGCCGAGTGCCCGGGGCTGACCGAAGCGCTCAACCAGGTGCAAACGAGCGTCATCACCGAACAAAAACGCCCCAACGCCATCAACCCGTCTCCTGTCGAGGACCCGGCTGGGCCAGGTTCCTCACCCCGAATTCCAAAACCTGCCGCGCAATCCCTCCCGCCCCACGCGGTGTTCCCGAAGCCAACTTGTCTTGGCCCGGCCTTCTGCTAGAGAGGACGGACACTTGAACAACCAGTTTGTCCCGATTTTCCGGCCGGAAATCTCGGGAGAGCTTGAAGGAAACGCCGGGGACCACACGGCCAAGGCAGTGTCGAACAACCGGGTTAATGAGGCCTCAACGGCCGGCCTTTGGCGACAGAGGCGGCCTGCAACGCCTCATGAGGGCAGGACATGTCGGTGAAGAAAAAGCCCCTTGTCGTGGTGACGCGCAAATTGCCGGACTCGATCGAGACCCGGATGCGCGAACTGTTCGACGCCCGCATCAATCTCGACGACACGCCGATGTCCGCCGAGCAGATCGCCGAAGCTGCGCGCACCGCCGACATCCTGGTTCCCACGGTCACCGACCACATCAGCGCCGACATCGTCAACCAGCCCGACTGCAAGCTCCGCCTGATCGCCAATTTCGGCAACGGCGTCGACAATATCGACGTCGAAGCCGCGCATGCCCGCGGCATCACCGTCACTAACACGCCGAAGGTGCTGACCGAAGACACCGCCGACATGACCATGGCGCTGATCCTGGCGGTGCCGCGCCGGATGATCGAGGGCGCTTCGGTGCTGACGGAAGGAAAGCCCTGGGCAGGCTGGTCGCCGACATGGATGCTCGGCCACCGCATCGGCGGCAAGCGCCTCGGCATCATCGGCATGGGCCGTATCGGCCAGGCGGTGGCACGCCGCGCCCGCGCCTTCGGCTTGCAGATCCACTATCACAATCGCCGTCCCGTCGCCCCGAAGATCGCCGAAGAGCTTGGCGCGACCTATTGGGAAAGCCTCGACCAGATGCTGGCGCGGATGGACATCATCTCGGTGAACTGTCCGCACACGCCGGCGACCTACCACCTGCTGTCTGCGCGGCGGCTGAAGCTGATCCGCAAGGACGCCTACATCGTCAACACCGCGCGCGGCGAAGTCACCGACGAGGACACGCTGATCAAGCTGATCGAAGGCGGCGAGATCGGCGGCGCCGCCCTCGACGTCTATGAGCACGAGCCTGCGGTCAATCCGAAGCTGGTGCGGCTTGCGAAGGCCGGCAAGGTGATCCTGATGCCGCATATGGGCTCGGCCACGATCGAGGGCCGCGTTGAGATGGGCGAGAAGGTGATCATCAACATCCGCACCTTCCTCGATGCCCACAAGCCGCCGGATCGCGTGCTGCCGAGCATGCTCTGAGGGCGCCGCGGTCCTCCCGTTGAAGAAGGGTTGCCGCATGGGCGCAGGGGACACGGAGCTGTCATCGCGCGTGACCCCTTCGCCGCAGAGAGACCATGTCCTCACCGTGTTGGCCGCCGGGCTTCTGGCGGCAACTCTTGCGGCGATCTGTCACGAAACGGTTGGGCACGGCCTCGGCTGCATTGCCGCAGGCGGTGAGATCCAGTTGCTGACATCCATCTGGTTCCGCTGTCACGGAGCGACGTCGCTGACCGATGCAGGCGGCGCCATATCCGGCTTGGTGTTTGGCGGGCTGGTCCTCGCGCTGCCGATGCGCCGTGTCGGCAACTCCGCGATGAGAATGACGCTGTTCATGTTCAGCGCAATCAGCTTGCTGTGGGTAGCAGCCCAGATCATCGCTCATCCTGCTCTTGATCGGGACGATTGGCACTTCATCGCAATGCGCTGGCACTGGCCCCTGGTCTGGCGTCCGTTGCTCGCCACTGTCGGCGTACTCTCCTATGTGGCAATCGTGCGCTGGATCGCCTTGCTGCTTCGTGATCCCGCGGCGCCGAGCGCGCGTGCGATCTATCTGGCCTATGTCGCGGCGGCGATTTCAGCCGTACTGGCCGGATGGATGTGGGCGCCCCTGCCCACCCGCAGCGCGCTGGAAGGTCTTCTGACACTGGGGGTGGCGCCCATGGGCTTGCTAGTCGCGGCGGCACGTATCAACCCAGATCATTCCGGTGGCGCCCCCATCGCAAAGTCGTGGCTCTTCGTCGCCATCAGTCTGTTGGTGTTCGCAGCGTTCGCCCTGATCCAGGGAAGGGGACTGGGGCCGCTCGCCGATTGTTCCGGGAGCCGGTCCGCACCGACGGAGTGGTGCGTGCTCTGAGCGTCACCCTCCGACGCGATGGGCGCTGAGATCTGACATCACAGGCCCGTCG
The genomic region above belongs to Bradyrhizobium sp. CCBAU 53338 and contains:
- a CDS encoding SH3 domain-containing protein; this encodes MALGRFCSVMTLVCTWLSASVSPGHSAKDTTPQTASGLPVPRYVSLKSDHVNVRAGPTKDNDVAWVYTRAGLPVEITAEFENWRRVRDSEGAEGWVYHSLLSGRRTAVVTMKHKDELAPIYDRADSDSAVAAKLQAGVVTTVKKCTTSWCHVTGSGFDGWIQQERLWGVYADEQVN
- the fabA gene encoding bifunctional 3-hydroxydecanoyl-ACP dehydratase/trans-2-decenoyl-ACP isomerase, producing MLNRRNGYEYEDLLACARGEMFGPGNAQLPLPPMLMFDRITEINDNGGEFGKGLVRAELDVKSDLWFFGCHFKNDPVMPGCLGLDALWQMVGFYLGWTGGEGRGRALGLNELKFSGQVLPEARKVVYNVDIKRVMRSKLVLGIADGWLSVDDQIIYRAKDLKVGLFKQGVNLG
- a CDS encoding D-glycerate dehydrogenase — encoded protein: MSVKKKPLVVVTRKLPDSIETRMRELFDARINLDDTPMSAEQIAEAARTADILVPTVTDHISADIVNQPDCKLRLIANFGNGVDNIDVEAAHARGITVTNTPKVLTEDTADMTMALILAVPRRMIEGASVLTEGKPWAGWSPTWMLGHRIGGKRLGIIGMGRIGQAVARRARAFGLQIHYHNRRPVAPKIAEELGATYWESLDQMLARMDIISVNCPHTPATYHLLSARRLKLIRKDAYIVNTARGEVTDEDTLIKLIEGGEIGGAALDVYEHEPAVNPKLVRLAKAGKVILMPHMGSATIEGRVEMGEKVIINIRTFLDAHKPPDRVLPSML
- the irrA gene encoding iron response transcriptional regulator IrrA, translated to MSENNAPRRDDDVHAALLSGRQPALTGCPWHDVNEMLQSAGLRPTRQRMALGWLLFGKGARHLTAEMLYEEATLAKVPVSLATVYNTLNQLTDAGLLRQVSVDGTKTYFDTNVTTHHHYYLENSHELVDIEDPHLALSKMPEVPEGYEIARIDMVVRLRKKR